CCACATTCCTTTTGTTAGATACAATGAATTTGCAGACAGCAGTATAAACTTTAATGTAATACTAAGAAGTAGTGATTTCACAAGTCAATACCTTATAAGACATGAATTTGTAAAAGCTCTACATGAGCGATATAATAAAGAAGGCATTGATATTCCGTTCCCTATCAGGACGGTCTATATGAAAAAAGAGGAATAATTTTCAAAGTCTGATAAGCAATACCAGACTTTGAAAAGTATATATCTAAGAAACGTCCTCCGAGCTATTTATCCAAGTCATAATACCTGCAATCAAAGCTGGGATAGCGAATATTAAGAAATTAGTGCCGATGGTTAAACCCATCCCTATTAATAAACCTGCTAGGGCTGGCCCTACTATTCCGCCAAACCTTCCTGCTCCCATAGCCCATCCTATTCCTGTAGTTTTTATCTCGGTTGGGTACATTCTCGCGGCAAAAGCATAAAGACCTACAAAGCCACCTTGTATTCCAAAACCTAAGAAAGCAAACACTAGCAAGATAAAATCAGAGCCTACAAACAAGCCAAAGCAAGCCATTAAAACTGCCGTTAAGATAAGTATTACCCCAATTGTCTTCTTCAGGCCATATTTGCTAGAGAAATAGCCTTGTGTAACTATGCCAAAGAAAGCTCCTACATTAAAGACTGTACCTGCATAAATGGCTAATTCCATTGATAAGCCTGCATCTGTAGCTAATTTAGGTATCCAGCTTGTCATAAAAAACAATGCCCCAAAAGCCATAAAAAGAGCTAACCATAGCTGCAAAGAAGGAATTTTGTATTTGCCCGATAGTAATTTACCCACTGCAATTGCCGATTGTGGTTCCGCCTTAGGTGGCAATTCAGTTATTTCGTCAAAGTCCATCTTCTTCAAAATGGCATTTACTTTCTGTAAAGCATTTTTAGGTTGCTTTTTAATATAAAACTCTAAGGATTCCGAAAGGAAAAAGATAATTAAAGGAATAGAAATTAATGAGGCATATCCTGCATAATGATACATCTCTTCCCACCCTTGTGTCGGAATTACCTTTGCAGCCACCAAGCCTGAAGCTACCGCACCTACTGGATAACCCGAAATAACAAAACTCACCCAAAAGTTACGCGATCTGTTTGGTGTAAATTCTGAAGTTAAAGCAGCTGTACTAGCCAACATACAACCAATGCCTAAGCCTGCCAAAAACCTGTAAACCAATAATTCATTAATACTATTGGCAAAACCGGTTAAATAAATAGCAATACCCATTATAATTCCACTAATAAGAATCATGCTTTTCCTACCTATTCTGTCGGCAAAAGGAGCTAAAAATAGAGTTCCAATAGTCATCCCTGCTAAACCTGAACCAAAAACAATTCCTAAAGTTTGTGGAGAAATAGACCATGCTTTCGCAATAGCAGGAGCGGTATAAGAAATAACCAAAACGTCCATGCCGTCAAGCATGTTCATCAAGAAGCAAATGAAAATAGTACCGTATTGGAGTTTTGTTAACTGACTTTTGTCAATTAAGACCGAAGGAGAAAAATCCATTATTGTTTTTTTATAGGGTTGTAAATGAATGCCTAAAATAAGACCAAAAAATTAAATTATGCCCTTATCCTGCTTTATTTAACTATTATCCGACTTAAAATTTAAGCCTAAAATTAATGGCCTGAAGATAATGAAAGAAAAGTCCTAAAAACCGACACAATAGTATTGGCATCACTTAATAAGGTGATGGATACTCCAAGATTATTTGGATGTTTATTCCTGCTTCTTCCCAAAGGGTCGTCTAAGAGCTGTTCTTAGTTCGTCAAAAGGTAGCTCGTTATTTGTCCATAATAAGTATATCTGATTTCATTTTCTTAATAAAATACTAAAGTTAGGCTTTTCAGAAAAGTAGGCTTAGGCGACATTGCTTTCAGTTCGCTTAACATTACTTTGACTGTGATTTTTTTTCAAGACCAGACAAAACCAAAAAAAATAGGCCAGCCAAATGGCCGACCTATTTTATTAATCAATCTACAATTTCAGATTTTAATCACATACTTTTATTTCTGCTCTAAATACTGTTGCGTGCCCAGTGCTAAAACCAGGTTTCAATTCAATAGACTTTCCTGCTTCATAAATAACATGTGGTGCAGGAGTAAAATTAGAATCACCAACTAGCTTGGTTGACTCAATAGTTTCAGAGGCCTTTATTCTTGCCTTACCGGTAGTAATTAGTCCCGTCTCTGTTACATTTTGCTCTGCAACTCTTACTTCAACAGAAGTAGATCCACCTGAAGCACAGCTTACAAAGTATGAGGTTGTTACACTTGGACTCAAAGTAACTGTATTTCCTGTGATTGGGCTAGCTCCACCATACCAAGTTAGTACTCCAGTACAACCCGTTGCGGTTAAATCTATAGAAGATCCAGGGCAAATGGCTGGTAACTCTGGCGTAATAGTAATAAACGTGCCAGCACCACAATTAACCTTCTCATTAATCACGATTTCGGTTAATTCACTAATACAGCCATTCACCGTCTCACAGTACCCGCTATAAGTTCCCGCTACATTCACTGTTTGTGTTCCTGTACTAGATAAGCTTGACACGCTGTTACCTTCATTAATAGGAGGTGTACTCCATCTGAAAATATCAGTACTAGTAGAACATGCCCCTGATAATACCACAGACTCTCCTTTACAAATTTCAGTATTATCTGCGGTTATTGTAGGAACGTCATTAGGGTAAACAGTAATTGAAGTAGTTGCACTGGCTGTGCAAGAACTGCTATTTGTAACCGTAGCAGTATATATCCCACTAGCATCATCAGTCGCACTAGTTATCTCTGGATTTTGAAGTACGGAAGAGAAACCGTTTGGTCCACTCCATGAATAACTAACTCCTTCGGTTACATTCAGATTTAAGTCTTCACCTGCACATATTGGAGCAACAGTCACCACTTCAATTTCAGGTAAAGCATTCACTTCAAATGTAGTTGTTGCTGCAGCGGCAGGGCATATCCCTACAGGATCATCAGAAGTAATGGTTAATGAAACAGTACCGCTATAACCCGTAGGAGGAGTATAAACAGCCAATGGGTCGTTAGCGTTAGGGGTAAAGGTTCCACCGACACTTCCGTCAGTCCAAGTTATAGAAGTGGCAGTACCACTAAATGAACCTGCTAGTGTAACTGAGCCATTCTGGCATATATCTAGATAATCACCTGCTACTACCATAGCCGCTTCTTTTACTTCCACTGTGAAGCTGCACAAATTAGAGACTACATTACCTGAAGAATCTTTAGCACTATAAGTAACTGTTGTAATCCCCACATTAAAAGTTTCGGTTCCTGATGTACTACCGTCAAAAGAATTTGCCACTATCACATCTGAAGTAGTTGCTCCACTCAGTTGGTAGGTCAATTCTGCCATACCACCTTGAACTACACAATTATCAATCAGTTTCACATGATTCCATGAATATTCTGAATCGTCTGAACATATTACTGCATCTGTAGGGCAATCAGCGAAAGTAGGAGCTTCTACATCATTAACTGTTACATCAAATGTACAGGTAGTTGCCACACTACAATCATTAGTAGCCGATACAGTCACTGTAGTAGTTCCCACTGGGAATGCACTTCCACTTACATAATCTGCCGTAGTTGGCAAAATATTCGCTTTTTCTACATTATCTATCCTCAACTTTTCAGCTGCAATAAATGTAAACCACATATATCTGTTACCGCCTACTTCCGTAGCTATTACATCAGCTGGTGTATTACTTGTCTCTGTGAAAAGTTTAGTACCACTACCATCCAAAAGACTCATATCTACTGCTAAACTTCCATCTCCAGCATCTTTAAATAACCACTCATAAGTATACCATCCTGAAGTATTTATTTCATAATGATTTATACTTGCTAAGTCTTCTCTTTTCGCGAAAGTAGAACCTGTACTTGCTCCAACTAAGATATTCCCAGAAGGATTAGAAGCGTTATGAAAAACAAAGTCTCTACGATGGTCATTTGCCTGATTATTGGCTGCAGAAGACACATCCCAGCCGTACGTATTTGCACCTACGGCTGCGTCAGCAAGGTCAATATAAACATCCATTCTATTCCTGAATCCATCTCCAAACTCAGTAGAGTAACCACCAATTCTTGAGAAAACCCCGGTTTGAGCATCACCTGTTGTATTAATTTCTCCATGAGAAGAGCCATCAGGAGAAGTAATGCCGTCCGTACCAGAAGCCACCTTTGCAATAGCACTGTTATAAGGAATCCACGTTTCTGAAGCAGCACTCTCAAATCCATCAACAAAGACATTATCAAATGCCATTGGCAAATCAAAGTTTACAACCGCCGAACACATCCCTATCTCATTATCAATTACAACATCTTCTGGGCAATCAACTTCTGCCATGTTATCGCCTTGAACCGTAATTAAAATAGTTTTTGCTGCTCCTGTACATGTTTTACCTTCAAAAGTAAAGCTAGGAGTTACTGTTAAGTATGCTGTTTGAGGTATTCCACTTGTATTCGTAGCTGAAAAATCAGCAATATCTCCTGAACCAGAGGCTGCCAAACCTATGCTTGGATTAGTGTTAACCCAATCAAAACTTGTAGCCGCACCAGTAAAAGCCAAGCCTGAGACAGCCCCACCAATACAAACATCCAGGTTCTCAATGATATCTACTGATGGTTTTGGACCAACAGAAATTGTAAATGTTTGAGGTGTTCCTGAGCATCCATTGACTGTAGGAGTTACCGTTACATTAGCTGTCAAACCTGTGGTTCCCACATTTTCTGCAGTAAAAGCAAGAATATTTCCAGAACCAGAAGCTGCTAAACCTATGTCAGTATTATCATTAGTCCAATCATAGACCACTCCTGAGAGGTTATTTCCAGAAAATGCCACTTCGCTAATACTTTCACCTTCGCAAGCTACTATATCTGCTGGGTCATCAACTGTTGGGGTAATTTCTGTCACTACGGTTCCAGATCCTCCCCCTATCACTATTCTCTCATCTACTGTATTTCCAGAATGTACATTGCTTGTTAAGGTTACATTACATAGTTCCGGAGAATTACCGCGTCCAAAATACAAGTCTAACACATCAGCATCACTACCGTCACCGGCGGCATTGTCTGTATAAGGTGTATGACCAGCTTGCTGCTGAATTCCTATATCATTATTCGTTAGCGTATTTCCACTAACAATATGATTGGTTCCTTCTACCACAATACCAAAACCATCGCTATTGCTACCACTATTAGTTTGTCTATAGCCAGACACTATATTATCTGTTACGCTTACCCCATTTGGAATATTTACATATCCTGCTGTTGTATTATAACCTCTTCTAAATACTGCAATTCCTGCTCTATCTTTATCATTACCACTTTGAGTGGTCAAGCTTACTGTATTATTTGAAACGGTAACTCCACCTGCTGGATTTTTAATTTCAATACCATATCTACCTCCACCAGTAATAATGTTATTATCAATAATGTTAGAACCCGTTAGTTCATTCAAACCAGATAAGCCCATTCCATTATCTCCTATTCCAATATCGATAGTATTGTTAGATATATTGACAGCCGAGGCTGTACCATCTTGAAGTTCAATTCCACAGCAGTTGTTATTATTAACTGTGTTTCCTGTAATGGTTATATTTTCTTTAAACCCATTCCAGATCACAATTCCTCTAGCACCAGTGGTATGTCCTTCTATCAAAGAGTTCGTAATGTTGACTCCATTTATTGGCCCGTTGGCATAAATCCCAGACCCTCCTACATTATCCTTAATGGCAACTTTATTAATACTTAAACCATTATTACCTCCTATGGCATAAATACCCGCATCAGCATTTCCATTAACACCATTAAAGTTTTGAACCGTTAGGTTACTGATATTTACATTTTCAACACCATTAGCAATGTGAATTCCATCTCCAACACCTACCAGACCTGTTCCATCTATAATTTGTAAAGAGCTATCTGCTCCTGCACCTTGTAGGGTCAACGACTTGTCTATCAATACTCGCTCGTTATAAGTACCAGCACAAACTTCAATAACATCACCCGCGGTGGCATCATCTACAGCTGCTTGTATTGTGGCATAACCTTGAATTTTATTAAGGTTAGACACAGGTAAGGAAATTACTTCCGCCGTTGTGGTTACACTTGAACCATTATTGTCAGAAACAGTAACAGTATAAGTACCAGCATCCAATCCTGTAATAGAGTATGGACTACTTACATCACTAGCTGAACCACCACCTGTCCATGAGAAGGCAAACGGTGTTGTTCCACCCGTGAAAGTAACTTCTATTGAACCTTTAGATGTACATAACTCTGGACTTGATACAGCACTAGCAATTACTAATTGTGAGCCTGAACAATCTCCTGTTGGCTGGAAACCTATTCCTACTCCATCTCCTCCGTCAGTCAAATATGGACTAAAGATTATGTTTGCGGTAGCTTTACTTAAGACTTTTCCCGTTATCCCATTATCTTCTATCTCATTATAAACCGCCGTTCCAAACCAGTTGCAACCCAATGTGGTGGTTGTTCCAGGAACGTAATTCACAACACCGTATCCAAGATTTGAAGTACCAACATTTGTAAATGAAGTAGTTTCAAAGCTGTTGTTTTCTACCGTAACTGTTGATACAAATGCATTGTTTTCAAACTTCAAGCCATTCAAATCGTAACCTCCACCAGCTTTATCTGAACCTTTAGTACTAGTAAGGTTTGAAACTTTATTTCCAGTTACAATCGCATCTTCTGTATTTCCTTCCAAACCAATGGCAGTGGCTACAAAACCAGAAATATTAGATATTTCATTATTGCTTATTAAAGCGTTCACTACTTTACCGGTATTGGTTAGATAATTGGAATTCCCACCAACATTCATTTGAATACCATAAGCTATCTTTCCTGTTGGCCAGCCTCCATCATTTACAGTAACATTACTGATGATGTTTCTCTTAATATCTAATCCTGTTAGAACACCAGTTGAGGTAGATTGTAAAACACCAATCGCACTAGAACTATATCCAGTAAGACTTGTGCTGCTTATATCATTTATGCAGTTATCTGAGATATTAATATCGCTATTATTAGTACTTCCTACAGTATAAATTACCGCATGAATATTCCCTCCCGTAAATGAAGTACCTACGTCATGAATATTATTATATACGACACTTGAGTTTGAAACTTTCCCAATAACAACGGCATTGGAACTGGCAGGTGCCGTTATTTCAAAACCGTTGATAACTACATTATCTGCCGTAATATTAAATGGTAATCCTGATGTTACTGAAACAATTGACTCTGGGTTTCTTGTTCCGCCACAATCTGTATCAGCGTTGGCTCCTAGAATTATTACTTCTTTATTTACAACTACATTTTCATT
This sequence is a window from Arcticibacterium luteifluviistationis. Protein-coding genes within it:
- a CDS encoding MFS transporter produces the protein MDFSPSVLIDKSQLTKLQYGTIFICFLMNMLDGMDVLVISYTAPAIAKAWSISPQTLGIVFGSGLAGMTIGTLFLAPFADRIGRKSMILISGIIMGIAIYLTGFANSINELLVYRFLAGLGIGCMLASTAALTSEFTPNRSRNFWVSFVISGYPVGAVASGLVAAKVIPTQGWEEMYHYAGYASLISIPLIIFFLSESLEFYIKKQPKNALQKVNAILKKMDFDEITELPPKAEPQSAIAVGKLLSGKYKIPSLQLWLALFMAFGALFFMTSWIPKLATDAGLSMELAIYAGTVFNVGAFFGIVTQGYFSSKYGLKKTIGVILILTAVLMACFGLFVGSDFILLVFAFLGFGIQGGFVGLYAFAARMYPTEIKTTGIGWAMGAGRFGGIVGPALAGLLIGMGLTIGTNFLIFAIPALIAGIMTWINSSEDVS
- a CDS encoding right-handed parallel beta-helix repeat-containing protein; this encodes MLFRSVLFLLTMGLVNFSYAQTTLVSWDVNGVTNYGTDGLSPSGNNSNINVTGFTRGANVGTSGSAAANGWGGTDWDLTHTNAIANDKVITFSVSPKPGFAVSFSNIDPFSYRRSGTGPENGRLQYSVNSAPFSGISQGPFNFGSSSAGGAGVTPKLTLNADADLQNVNASVDFKIIPYGATGSSGTFYIYNVNAGSDFAVNGSILGSETLALSGFENFLGFASTSQSYLVKGDGLTASPIVLTAPSGFEISTDNTNFNSTLSISPTLGSVNTMVYVRIAAAASVGSQSGNLTMTGGGFTLAADLKVALSGLVKPIPVVNVNRGTSFLTIQEAIDDAATEDGDVITVDAGTYAENVIVNKELDIRGPNYGISPNTGSRNAEAVIVPGVAAIASGEIFHVVSSNVSIDGFTIDGDNSTIASGYASTTTADIDAAEGITIYEDNLSNLKVQNNIVQNLSYFGISLFGGSYSAPASSGHLIHDNLFMDLGTYDVSSSIAKWGGAILLYNSQYARITDNVITNVRLGIQTGNFHLANPDDAMYQVIDNNSIEARKRGIFYNLHTGPAVEPLTVSNNTITAKASTEEPSWDGILVSSLSNATGLVENNIIDGAGVDLSTTTEGIEVWNVKSDVPVAISGGTISNVNTGIFLNNFDGYSTDASNGAHASISGVTIVPNATGTGIRLLDSPESTHAAVEATLGSGIIINGGVIGLKVDSASAKLNSPVGNVVFTGQSGHYIAVTANINDFDATAASFDGKMGATASLAENFAIEDKITHKLDDNALGFVSVKANNDFVTTNTLGIQQGIDVAVGGDTVNVAAGTYDESVNINKSLTLDGPNAGISPNGVNRVAEAILVPSGKKLRIDTENTDVTISGFTLNGTAAITNNNIAFPKTSNFTFKENTVINSMAVYVENNTVWNSLTVSDNKFEDINISGSSNAVFVSSIPNVTITDNSFSDVAYAAMIIHDSGTSGAVTVSGNTIDGTGAQGIQVSGIQGNATVINNKINDANRVSQAADRGAIRLYGSDFTGTVTISNNEIAGGYNGIVVKDGEDITGKTISITENSITSLAGGKAIYHGGTGELSSSCNWFGTTDFELIKAQISGDVNFLSFITNGTDDDLNTEGFQPVAGSCNGVGPVRLYTDNSFTTLVNSFFSIQEGIDAASSGNGIEVVAGTYDESININKSLTLHGPNAGISPNGLGRVAEAILVPSGKTLTIATENTDVTISGFKLDGTAPIVNNNNTFPKTSNFTFKENWVLNSMALYVENNTVWNNFIATDNKFEDINVSSSSNAIFISSIPNVTITDNSVSDVAYAAMIIHDSGTSGTATVSGNTIDGTGAQGIQISGSHGNATVINNKINDANRVAQATDRGAIRLYGSDFTGAVTISNNEITGGYNGIVVKDGEDITGKTISITENSITGLAGGKSIYHGGTGELSATCNWFGTTEAATVNSQVSGDVALLPFSTNGTDDDLVLLGFQPVAASCEGVGPVRLYADNTLASPLSSYFDIQDAVDAASSGNAIVAAAGTYNENVVVNKEVIILGANADTDCGGTRNPESIVSVTSGLPFNITADNVVINGFEITAPASSNAVVIGKVSNSSVVYNNIHDVGTSFTGGNIHAVIYTVGSTNNSDINISDNCINDISSTSLTGYSSSAIGVLQSTSTGVLTGLDIKRNIISNVTVNDGGWPTGKIAYGIQMNVGGNSNYLTNTGKVVNALISNNEISNISGFVATAIGLEGNTEDAIVTGNKVSNLTSTKGSDKAGGGYDLNGLKFENNAFVSTVTVENNSFETTSFTNVGTSNLGYGVVNYVPGTTTTLGCNWFGTAVYNEIEDNGITGKVLSKATANIIFSPYLTDGGDGVGIGFQPTGDCSGSQLVIASAVSSPELCTSKGSIEVTFTGGTTPFAFSWTGGGSASDVSSPYSITGLDAGTYTVTVSDNNGSSVTTTAEVISLPVSNLNKIQGYATIQAAVDDATAGDVIEVCAGTYNERVLIDKSLTLQGAGADSSLQIIDGTGLVGVGDGIHIANGVENVNISNLTVQNFNGVNGNADAGIYAIGGNNGLSINKVAIKDNVGGSGIYANGPINGVNITNSLIEGHTTGARGIVIWNGFKENITITGNTVNNNNCCGIELQDGTASAVNISNNTIDIGIGDNGMGLSGLNELTGSNIIDNNIITGGGRYGIEIKNPAGGVTVSNNTVSLTTQSGNDKDRAGIAVFRRGYNTTAGYVNIPNGVSVTDNIVSGYRQTNSGSNSDGFGIVVEGTNHIVSGNTLTNNDIGIQQQAGHTPYTDNAAGDGSDADVLDLYFGRGNSPELCNVTLTSNVHSGNTVDERIVIGGGSGTVVTEITPTVDDPADIVACEGESISEVAFSGNNLSGVVYDWTNDNTDIGLAASGSGNILAFTAENVGTTGLTANVTVTPTVNGCSGTPQTFTISVGPKPSVDIIENLDVCIGGAVSGLAFTGAATSFDWVNTNPSIGLAASGSGDIADFSATNTSGIPQTAYLTVTPSFTFEGKTCTGAAKTILITVQGDNMAEVDCPEDVVIDNEIGMCSAVVNFDLPMAFDNVFVDGFESAASETWIPYNSAIAKVASGTDGITSPDGSSHGEINTTGDAQTGVFSRIGGYSTEFGDGFRNRMDVYIDLADAAVGANTYGWDVSSAANNQANDHRRDFVFHNASNPSGNILVGASTGSTFAKREDLASINHYEINTSGWYTYEWLFKDAGDGSLAVDMSLLDGSGTKLFTETSNTPADVIATEVGGNRYMWFTFIAAEKLRIDNVEKANILPTTADYVSGSAFPVGTTTVTVSATNDCSVATTCTFDVTVNDVEAPTFADCPTDAVICSDDSEYSWNHVKLIDNCVVQGGMAELTYQLSGATTSDVIVANSFDGSTSGTETFNVGITTVTYSAKDSSGNVVSNLCSFTVEVKEAAMVVAGDYLDICQNGSVTLAGSFSGTATSITWTDGSVGGTFTPNANDPLAVYTPPTGYSGTVSLTITSDDPVGICPAAAATTTFEVNALPEIEVVTVAPICAGEDLNLNVTEGVSYSWSGPNGFSSVLQNPEITSATDDASGIYTATVTNSSSCTASATTSITVYPNDVPTITADNTEICKGESVVLSGACSTSTDIFRWSTPPINEGNSVSSLSSTGTQTVNVAGTYSGYCETVNGCISELTEIVINEKVNCGAGTFITITPELPAICPGSSIDLTATGCTGVLTWYGGASPITGNTVTLSPSVTTSYFVSCASGGSTSVEVRVAEQNVTETGLITTGKARIKASETIESTKLVGDSNFTPAPHVIYEAGKSIELKPGFSTGHATVFRAEIKVCD